The following proteins are co-located in the Longimicrobium sp. genome:
- the gluQRS gene encoding tRNA glutamyl-Q(34) synthetase GluQRS translates to MTRGRFAPSPTGALHVGNARTALIAWLHARATGGAYVMRVEDLDFGRVRAGFMERQLDELRWLGLGWDEGPDVGGPHAPYIQSQRQERYEAALRRLAELGLLFECSCSRRDIAAAASAPHVGEEGPRYSGACRPRLVDPSVPSLTTHGRSLFALRMRADPGVVEFDDLLMGRCAFDPAAEGDFVVRRKDGVAGYQVAVVVDDGAMAITHVVRGADLLSSAARQILLYRALDLPVPDFLHVPLMLGEDGERLAKRHGAVSLGELRDAGVPPGAVVGWLASTCGLAGPGERISARELVPRFEVARLPREPTIVTAAELERLRAG, encoded by the coding sequence ATGACCCGCGGACGCTTTGCCCCCAGCCCTACCGGCGCGCTGCACGTCGGCAATGCGCGTACGGCGCTGATCGCGTGGCTTCACGCGCGCGCCACCGGCGGCGCCTACGTGATGCGGGTGGAGGACCTGGACTTCGGGCGGGTGCGGGCGGGGTTCATGGAGCGGCAGCTGGACGAGCTACGGTGGCTGGGGCTGGGTTGGGACGAAGGCCCCGACGTCGGCGGGCCTCACGCGCCGTACATCCAGTCGCAGCGGCAGGAGCGCTACGAAGCCGCGCTCCGCCGCCTGGCCGAGTTGGGGCTGCTGTTCGAGTGCTCCTGCTCGCGGCGCGACATCGCCGCGGCGGCCAGCGCGCCGCACGTGGGCGAAGAGGGCCCGCGCTACTCCGGAGCCTGCCGGCCTCGCCTGGTGGACCCCTCCGTCCCCTCGCTGACCACGCACGGCCGCTCGCTCTTCGCCCTGCGGATGCGCGCCGACCCGGGAGTGGTGGAGTTCGACGACCTGCTGATGGGGCGCTGCGCCTTCGATCCCGCCGCGGAGGGCGATTTCGTCGTGCGGCGAAAGGATGGCGTGGCCGGCTACCAGGTGGCCGTCGTGGTGGACGATGGGGCGATGGCCATCACCCACGTCGTGCGCGGCGCGGACCTGCTGTCGTCCGCGGCACGGCAGATCCTGCTCTACCGCGCGCTCGATCTCCCAGTCCCGGACTTCCTGCACGTTCCGCTGATGCTGGGTGAAGACGGCGAGCGCCTGGCCAAGCGGCACGGCGCCGTGTCGCTTGGCGAGCTGCGCGACGCGGGGGTGCCTCCCGGCGCGGTCGTCGGCTGGCTCGCTTCCACCTGCGGGCTGGCGGGGCCGGGCGAGCGCATCTCCGCCCGCGAACTCGTTCCGCGCTTCGAGGTCGCCCGGCTCCCACGCGAGCCGACGATTGTCACGGCCGCGGAACTGGAGCGGCTGCGGGCGGGGTGA
- a CDS encoding LLM class flavin-dependent oxidoreductase produces MRFGYWLPVFGGWLRNVEDERMEASWSYTRRLAQRSEQIGFDLTLVAELNLNDIKGMDAPSLDAWSTAAALAAVTERLEIMVAVRPTFHLPSLLAKQAANIDRISGGRLSLNVVSSWWATEAKKYGVQFDEHDDRYARTSEWLDVVDGMWKQPRFSYQGKYYSVDDAILEPKPVQRPRPTLYAGGESPAAKALISAKCDAWLTHGDEPATIARKVADLRSRRAALGLPPMSFGAAGYVVVRSTEEEAKREVQRITDVQQSARGYANYQDWIGNTQLEQRVSLEDYSVSNRGLKSGLVGTPEQVAERVLEFERAGLDLLLLQFSPQHEEMERFAEEVIPLVRGAGGGQSLQAVA; encoded by the coding sequence ATGCGTTTCGGATACTGGCTTCCCGTCTTCGGCGGCTGGCTTCGCAACGTCGAGGACGAGCGGATGGAGGCAAGCTGGAGCTACACCAGGCGGCTGGCGCAGCGCAGCGAGCAGATCGGCTTCGACCTGACGCTGGTGGCCGAGCTGAACCTGAACGACATCAAGGGGATGGACGCCCCGTCGCTGGACGCGTGGAGCACGGCGGCGGCGCTGGCGGCGGTGACGGAGCGGCTGGAGATCATGGTGGCTGTCCGCCCCACCTTTCACCTGCCCAGCCTCCTCGCGAAGCAGGCCGCCAACATCGACCGGATCAGCGGCGGGCGCCTGTCGCTGAACGTGGTGAGCTCGTGGTGGGCCACGGAGGCGAAGAAGTACGGCGTGCAGTTCGACGAGCACGACGACCGCTACGCCCGCACCAGCGAGTGGCTGGACGTGGTGGACGGCATGTGGAAGCAGCCGCGCTTCAGCTACCAGGGCAAGTACTACTCGGTGGACGACGCCATCCTGGAGCCCAAGCCGGTGCAGCGCCCCCGGCCTACGCTGTACGCCGGCGGCGAGAGCCCCGCGGCGAAGGCGCTGATCTCGGCCAAGTGCGACGCGTGGCTCACCCACGGCGATGAGCCCGCGACGATCGCCCGGAAGGTGGCCGACCTGCGCTCGCGCCGCGCGGCGCTGGGGCTGCCGCCCATGTCGTTCGGCGCGGCGGGGTACGTGGTGGTCCGGTCCACGGAAGAAGAGGCGAAGCGCGAGGTGCAGCGCATCACCGACGTGCAGCAGAGCGCCCGCGGCTACGCCAACTACCAGGACTGGATCGGCAACACGCAGCTGGAGCAGCGCGTGAGCCTGGAAGACTACTCGGTGTCCAACCGCGGCCTGAAGTCGGGGCTGGTGGGCACGCCCGAGCAGGTGGCCGAGCGCGTGCTGGAGTTCGAGCGCGCGGGGCTGGACTTGCTGCTGCTGCAGTTCTCGCCGCAGCACGAGGAGATGGAGCGCTTCGCCGAAGAGGTGATCCCCCTGGTGCGCGGCGCCGGCGGCGGGCAGAGCCTGCAGGCCGTCGCCTGA
- a CDS encoding glycosyltransferase family 2 protein has protein sequence MEFPILFWLAAATVAMYVGIFFELAWNGRKLTQLHLVDPLPGDAMPSVSIVIAARNEERAIEHALRSVLAQEGDRVEVIVIDDRSDDSTGAILDRMAATEPRLRVVHVTELPPGWLGKNHALWMGAAAATGELLLFTDADVVMAPDTLRRATAYMVREKLDHLTVAPHVGMPGALLRAFGVVFTLFFTLFTRPWKVRDPRSSHHIGIGAFNMVRADSYRRMGTHQAIAMRPDDDIKLGKLVKKSGLVQDFAIGAELISVEWYSSVREAVYGLRKNGFAGVDYRLWMVVGASLVHLVFFIWPFVAVLVTDGWTQGLYALAIGILMVIYAGAAVAQKASPWYGILFPLASVMFVVVLWNATLYALWNDGIEWRGTHYPLDELRANKV, from the coding sequence ATGGAGTTTCCGATCCTCTTCTGGCTGGCGGCGGCCACCGTCGCCATGTACGTGGGCATCTTCTTCGAGCTGGCGTGGAACGGGCGCAAGCTCACGCAGCTTCACCTGGTCGACCCGCTTCCGGGGGACGCCATGCCGTCGGTGTCCATCGTCATCGCCGCGCGCAACGAGGAGCGGGCCATCGAGCACGCCCTGCGCTCGGTGCTGGCGCAGGAGGGCGACCGGGTGGAGGTGATCGTCATCGACGACCGCTCGGACGATTCCACCGGCGCCATCCTGGACCGCATGGCCGCGACCGAGCCACGTCTGCGCGTGGTGCACGTGACCGAGCTGCCGCCGGGGTGGCTGGGAAAGAACCACGCGCTGTGGATGGGCGCGGCGGCGGCCACGGGCGAGCTCCTGCTGTTCACCGACGCCGACGTGGTGATGGCGCCCGACACGCTGCGGCGCGCTACCGCGTACATGGTGCGCGAAAAGCTCGACCACCTGACCGTGGCCCCCCACGTGGGCATGCCCGGAGCCCTGCTGCGCGCGTTCGGCGTGGTGTTCACCCTCTTCTTTACGCTCTTTACGCGGCCGTGGAAGGTGCGCGATCCGCGCTCCAGCCATCACATCGGCATCGGCGCGTTCAACATGGTGCGGGCAGACTCGTACCGGCGGATGGGGACGCACCAGGCCATCGCCATGCGCCCGGACGACGACATCAAGCTGGGAAAGCTGGTTAAGAAGAGTGGGCTGGTGCAGGACTTCGCCATCGGGGCGGAGCTGATTTCGGTGGAGTGGTACAGCAGCGTGCGCGAGGCGGTGTACGGGTTGCGGAAGAACGGCTTCGCGGGGGTGGATTACCGGCTGTGGATGGTGGTGGGCGCGTCGCTGGTGCACCTGGTGTTCTTCATTTGGCCGTTCGTGGCGGTGCTGGTGACGGACGGATGGACGCAGGGGCTGTACGCGCTGGCGATCGGCATCCTGATGGTGATCTACGCCGGGGCGGCGGTGGCGCAGAAGGCGTCGCCCTGGTACGGCATCCTGTTTCCGCTGGCTTCGGTGATGTTCGTGGTGGTGCTGTGGAACGCCACGCTGTACGCGCTGTGGAACGATGGGATCGAGTGGCGGGGCACCCACTATCCGCTGGACGAGCTGCGGGCGAACAAGGTTTAG